The Thiohalorhabdus sp. Cl-TMA genome includes the window ATGTCCCACAGCAGCTCGCCGCGGCCCGGAGCCAGATGGGCCAGGGTCACGGCCCTTACCTCGCGCTTGGTGATGGAGCCGTCGTGGGCGAAGTCCTCGTCCGGGCGTCCGGCCGTCCGGGCGATACCCCGCGTCCCGGGAGCGGCCCGGCAGGTGACGGCCACCGTATTCAGCGCCTCTACCTCCGCCACCCTCCAGTCCGCCGCCCGGGCCTCCATCCGATCCTCCCCGGGCCCGCCCATGCGGGCGAGGACCGTCAGGGTGGAGTCCCCGAAGCCCCGATCCTCCAGAAGCCGGGCGATGCTGGCCGGCGTCGTGCCGTCCCAGCTCAGGAGCAGCAGCCGGGCGCCGGGCTGAACCCACGGAATTACCCGCTCCAGATCGCGGCCGTGCACGGACAGGCAGCACGTCTCCTGCAGCGGCCAGCCCATGCGCGCCGCCGCCAGGCTGAAGGCGGAAGGCGCCGGATGGGCCGCGATCTCCTCGGGAGCTATCCGGCGGCTCAGGGTGGCGCCGATGCCGAACCAGAAGGGGTCACCGCTGGCCAGCACGCATACGGGCTGACCGCGGCGCGCCTCGATCCAGGGCAGCGCCTCGGTAAGCGGTGACGGCCAGGAAATGCGCTCCTGGTCGGGAACGGTTGGGATCATCGCGAGGTGGCGGTCACCGCCGAGCACGGTC containing:
- the cbiE gene encoding precorrin-6y C5,15-methyltransferase (decarboxylating) subunit CbiE, with product MPEAANGGAPEAEKQPWLALVGLGEDGVAGLGPQAREALERAGTVLGGDRHLAMIPTVPDQERISWPSPLTEALPWIEARRGQPVCVLASGDPFWFGIGATLSRRIAPEEIAAHPAPSAFSLAAARMGWPLQETCCLSVHGRDLERVIPWVQPGARLLLLSWDGTTPASIARLLEDRGFGDSTLTVLARMGGPGEDRMEARAADWRVAEVEALNTVAVTCRAAPGTRGIARTAGRPDEDFAHDGSITKREVRAVTLAHLAPGRGELLWDIGAGSGAVGVEWMLADPSNRAVAVEARPERAERIRANARDLGVPELECVEGRAPEALAGLLAPDAVFIGGGLSSPGLVERCREALPPGGRLVANSVTLEGDAALAAAHERFGGQLVRLEVSRAEPLGGFSGWAPLRPVTVWSLVVA